One genomic region from Vanacampus margaritifer isolate UIUO_Vmar chromosome 2, RoL_Vmar_1.0, whole genome shotgun sequence encodes:
- the LOC144042751 gene encoding receptor-type tyrosine-protein phosphatase mu isoform X6 — protein MKNRYGNIIAYDHSRVRLQALEGEQSSDYINANYVDGYHRPNHYIATQGPMQETVLDFWRMVWQENTAAIVMVTNLVEVGRVKCCKYWPDDTEIYRDIKVTLIETELLSEYVIRTFAVEKRGAHEIREIRQFHFTGWPDHGVPYHSTGLLGFIRRVKSKTLSNAGPMVVHCSAGAGRTGCFIVIDIMLDMAEREGVVDIYNCVRELRSRRVNMVQTEEQYVFIHDAILEACLCGDTTIPAGQFRSVYYDMNRLDPQTNSSPIKEEFRTLNMVTPTLRVEDCSIALLPRNHEKNRCMDVLPPDRCLPFLITIDGESSNYINAALMDSYKQPSAFIVTQHPLPNTVKDFWRLVLDYHCTSIVMLNDVDPAQLCPQYWPENGVHRLGPIQVEFVSADLEEDIISRIFRIYNAARPQDGYRMVQQFQFLGWPMYRDTPMSKRSFLKLIRQVDKWQDEYDGGEGRTVVHCLNGGGRSGTFCAISIVCEMLQHQRAVDVFHAVKTLRNNKPNMVDLLEQYKFCYEVALEYLNSG, from the exons ATGATCACTCGCGTGTCAGGCTGCAGGCCCTGGAGGGCGAACAGAGCTCCGATTACATTAATGCAAATTACGTTGAT ggTTACCACAGGCCAAATCACTACATCGCCACTCAAG GCCCCATGCAGGAGACAGTGTTGGACTTCTGGCGGATGGTGTGGCAGGAGAACACGGCGGCCATCGTCATGGTGACCAACTTGGTGGAAGTCGGACGG GTGAAGTGTTGTAAATACTGGCCCGATGACACCGAGATCTACAGAGACATCAAGGTGACGCTCATCGAGACCGAACTCCTCTCCGAGTACGTCATTCGTACCTTCGCCGTGGAGAAG CGAGGCGCTCACGAAATCCGGGAGATCCGTCAGTTCCACTTCACGGGCTGGCCTGATCACGGCGTACCCTACCACTCCACGGGGCTGCTGGGCTTCATCCGCCGCGTCAAGTCCAAGACCTTGAGCAACGCCGGGCCCATGGTGGTGCACTGCAG CGCTGGCGCCGGTCGGACGGGCTGCTTCATCGTCATCGACATCATGCTGGACATGGCGGAGCGCGAGGGTGTGGTGGACATCTACAACTGCGTACGGGAGCTGCGATCGCGCCGGGTCAACATGGTCCAGACCGAG GAGCAGTACGTCTTCATCCACGACGCCATCTTGGAGGCGTGCCTGTGCGGCGACACCACCATCCCCGCCGGACAGTTCCGCTCCGTCTACTACGACATGAATCGACTCGACCCGCAGACCAACTCCAGCCCCATCAAGGAGGAGTTCCGG ACGCTAAACATGGTGACGCCCACGCTGAGGGTGGAAGACTGCAGCATCGCGCTACTGCCCCGCAACCACGAGAAGAACCGCTGCATGGATGTGCTGCCGCCCGACCGCTGCCTGCCCTTCCTCATCACCATCGATGGCGAGAGCTCCAACTACATCAACGCCGCCCTCATGGAT AGCTACAAGCAACCGTCGGCATTCATCGTGACGCAGCATCCTCTGCCCAACACGGTCAAGGACTTCTGGAGGCTGGTGCTGGACTACCACTGCACCTCCATCGTCATGCTCAACGACGTCGACCCCGCACAG TTGTGCCCTCAGTATTGGCCGGAAAACGGCGTCCACCGTCTGGGCCCCATCCAGGTGGAATTTGTGTCGGCCGACCTGGAGGAGGACATCATCAGCAGAATATTCCGCATCTACAACGCAGCGCGG CCTCAGGACGGCTACCGCATGGTGCAGCAGTTCCAGTTCCTGGGCTGGCCCATGTACCGAGACACGCCCATGTCCAAGCGCTCCTTCCTCAAGCTCATCCGCCAGGTGGACAAGTGGCAGGACGAATACGACGGCGGCGAGGGGCGCACCGTGGTCCACTGCTT GAACGGCGGCGGCCGCAGCGGCACCTTCTGCGCCATCAGCATCGTGTGCGAGATGCTGCAGCACCAGCGCGCCGTCGACGTCTTTCACGCCGTCAAGACGCTGAGGAACAACAAGCCCAACATGGTGGACCTGCTG GAGCAGTACAAGTTCTGCTACGAAGTGGCTCTGGAATACTTGAATTCCGGCTAA